A stretch of DNA from Methanoplanus endosymbiosus:
TGCAAAACCTCCGTTACATTAAATATCCTGAGATATACAGATATTCCGGGGGACAATATGACTCCGCCAATGTTATCTGCGTTGGAATTAAAAAAATTATAATGAGAAAATGTCTTTTTCTTCTGTCTGCCGGATTAATATGCCTGATTTTTTCATGCGGATGTATGGGTAATGAGATGGGGATCAGTAAAGGTCTGTCACCTGAAAAAGCATCCTTTGAGTCAGAGGTCTTTCATTATGACGATTACATTGAGTTTGTGTACCGCCCTGACAGTCTTATACCATCCACATATTTTGTGACATATTCTGCTGATATAAGCGGGAATACTTTCTATGCAGAGTCTGACAGTAAGTATGACGGAATTTTTAAGGATAAACCACTGAAGGTTAAAATTCCGCTTGACAACCGGACATATGAGACGATTGGCTTTAATATTGCAATTGTCGATCACTGGGGAAGAACGGTTGAGAAATCTGAATTGTCTGTGGAGGAGATGGAGACAGCCCTGCCGGATAATGATCTGCTAAGTGCTTCTGATCTGCTTACTGACCCTGATTATGGCGGTTTTGCAGAGGTTTCAGGCAGGGTGTCTGCTCTTAATACTGATGAATCTGATTTCTTTGATCTGACATCAGGGGGCAGCACAGTCAGGGCATATTACAGGGATATGATCCGTGAAACCGGGACCGCAATGCCTGATGCTGATATCTCGTCCCTTTCTGAGGGGGATTATGTCGTGTTGTCCGGGGAGCTGCAGAAAGGCGGGAATTTCAGCGATAAAAATGATTTCTGGATCTATGAAATTATAGATCTCTGAATGTCTGATCTCCGGATCTATGAAATTATAGATCTCTGAATGTCTGTTCTCCGGATCTCTGATATTGATTATAATTTCTCTTCTTTTTGCTGACCGTTTATATTGCTGTAATTCTGAATTATGTGTTGTCGTTTGTCCTCTTTTTATAGATCTGTTTTAATATCCGGGTGAAAACCGGTATGAGCAGAAAGATAACTGTTGAACCGGTTGCTGAGACTGTATATGCAAAGATAATTATTATTATGCATATTACGGGAACTATCAGGCTTTTTGCAATAAAATAATCTATATATTCCCGTTCTATTTCATCTGAGATGAGACCTCCTTTTGAATTTGCGTGATATATGGCCATCAGGCTGAATGTCCCGATCAAAAAGAGATTTCCTGCATATACTGCTACTGCATCCGGATACTCTCCATAGTCACCTATAAGATCGGTTGTGAACGGTACAAGCGCCACAAAGAAGAGTGTTATGATACTGAGCCAGGCGTATATATTGTCCACTTTTTTTATTGCGTCTGTCTGCCTGTGGTGTGCGGACCAGAATGATGCCAGGACGAAGAAGGCAATTGCATAGTGAATTAACTGTGGCAGAATTGTCTTTAAGGCAGGTACAATGCTCCCGCTGCCTGTTATCGGAATTTCTGATATATTTATTGTCAGGACGGCAAGAGTGAGAGCTATGGCATAAATGCCGTCAGTGAGGGCTTCAATCCTGTTTTTGCTTAGCTGGCGGGATATCATTTTTCAGTCTCCTTATTCTATTCTCCGGGAGAATTTGCATCCGGATTATTTTTTATATAATTTTCCGGATTTATAATATTTTTTGGCTCATATCTCCCTGAAATTTGCAGTTAAGTTAATCAACTTTCAGAATTATCTTTTTAATGTCTATATGGATCTTTTGCTGCCGGAAGATATGGATGATAAGTTCTCAGATGATCATGAGATGAGCAGTATAAGCAGCAGGTTCATTGTGCTGATGATTATTCTTGCAGCCCTGCTCTCTTCCCTGTACAGTTATGTCCTCTTTCATACGATGATCGAACTTTTTACTGTTGTAATTACCGGACTCATCTTTGTAATTGTATGGAATCTTAAGGACAGAATTGACAACAATTTTCTGGTAATTATAGGTGTTGCCTGCTTTTATATGGGAACTTTTGATTTTCTGCATACAATATCATACAGCGGTATTGATGCCTTTGGTACAGGATCTTCCAATCTTGCCACTCAGTTCTGGATAATTTCAAGATATATTGAGGCGTTTACATTTCTATTTGCGATACTGCTTATTCAGAAGAAAACAAATCCATATTGGCTTTTTTTATTGTATTTTTTTATTTCAGCCGGACTATTCCTTACAATATATCCCCTTGGCATATTTCCGGACTGCTACATCGAAGGAAAAGGCCTGACTCTCTTTAAGATAATCAGCGAGTATATCATATGTGGAGTTCTTTTTACGGCCCTGTATTTACTCTATAAAAGAAAAGATTACTTTGATCCGGATATCCATCTGCTGATCTCTGTATCTATAATATTTACTGTACTTGCTGAGTTCTCGTTTACAACATATATGGATGTGTATGGCTTTTCAAATATGATTGGGCATTTATTCAGGATAATTGCATTTGTATTTTTGTACAAGGCTTTTGTGGAGTCTGTGCTCAGGAAACCCTTTACTACAATTTACCATAGGTTAAAGGAGAGTGAGCAGCAGTTTAAGACAAAGTTCATCTCTCTTTTTGATAATATGGCCGATGGTGTTGCATTTTTTGAGGCATTATATGATGAGGAGGGCCGGGCATATGATTTCCGTATGCTTGAGGTTAACAGGCAGTATGAGGCTGTAAGGGGCATATCAAAGGAAAATGTCCTGAATAAATGTTCCGGAGATCTAAACAGTGAGATTATCATGGAGCACTTTGACGATATTATGGGTGTAATCCGGACCGGAAATCCGGTCAGGTTTGAGTCTTTCTCCTCTGATTCCGGCCGTTACTATTTCTGTTCTGTCTTTTCATATGATAAAGTGAATTTTGGGATAATTTATTCTGAGATTACTGAAAGAAAGGTCTCCGAAAATATGCTCAGGCAGTCTCTTGAAGAGAAGACAGCTCTCTTACAGGAGGTTCATCACAGGGTCAAGAATAATCTTCAGGTAATAATCAGTCTTCTTGACTTAAACAGGTATGATTGTGAGGATGAAAAGATAAATGAGGTACTCAGTGAGACTCAGTCACGAATTATTGCCATGTCACTTGTCCATGAGGCAATCTATCTGTCAGATAAGGTTTCAACAATTGATGCGGACTCCCATCTCAGAACCCTTGGTATGGAGGTGCTGGCCTATTATACCACAAACTGCGATATTATCCTTGATGTGAAGGCAGAGGGGTGCTGTTTTGACCTTAAAACTGCAATTCCGGTAAGCCTTGTGTTCAATGAGCTTATAACCAATTCTGTCAAGTATGCCTTTAAGGGGAGGCAGAAGGGAAGAATCACGTTCCGGGGTAAATGTGAGGACGGTTATGCTGATATGATGTACTGTGATGACGGTATCGGAATAACCGGGGATGTAGATCTCATCAATTCCGAGTCACTCGGCATTACAATAATTACAAGTATTGTCCGGGCACAGCTGGACGGAACTATTGAGCTTGTTAAGAATGAGGGGGTCTGCTGGAAGATACGTTTCCCGCTTAAAGTCAGATATGGTAGCTGATTTACGCTGTGCTGACATATTCCCACGATTACAGCCGTTGGGTTTTCTGCCGGATTTCTCTGTAAAATTCCGTTAAAAAAATTTATGTTCCGATATCCCAGGAGTTCATGTAATGCTCCTGTTCTTCGGTGAGCCTGTCTATCTCAACTCCGAGTGAGTTCAGTTTTATTGAGGCTACATTGACATCTATGTCATTTGGAACTTCATATACTCCGCCTGTAAGTCCGGGGCCTTCTCTTAAGATATAGTCTGAACAGAGTGCCTGGAGTGCGAAGGAGAGGTCCATTACTTCAATCGGGTGGCCCATGCCTTTCATGGTTGCAAGGTTTACAAGGCGGCCTTCAGCAAGTATATTGATTCTCTTATTGTCAATAATGTAGGTCTCTATGCTGTCCCTTGTTTCATATCCGTCCTTATTTGCCTCAAGCCACGGGATGTCTATCTCGACATTGAAGTGTCCTGCATTGGAGAGAATAACACCGTCTTTCATATTTTTAAAGTCTTTTTCAGAGATGACAGATGTATTTCCGGTTGTCGTTACAAAGATGTCACCGATCTTTGCGGCTTCTTCCATTGACATTACATGGTACCCGTCCATATGTGCCTCAAGTGCCCTTCTTGGGTCGATCTCGGTTACGACAACCTTTGCGCCAAGTCCGTGTGCCATCTTTGCAAGGCCCCTTCCGCAGTACCCGTATCCGGCAACGACAAACCATTTCCCGCCTATTAGGTTGTTTGTGGTTATCATTACTGCTGAGAGTACACTCTCTCCTGTGCCGTGGACATTGTCAAAACATCTTTTCATGGGTGTGTCATTGACTGCTATTACCGGAAATCTGAGTGCTCCGTCTGCTGCCATTGCACGAAGGCGGTGGATTCCTGTTGTTGTCTCCTCACATCCTCCAACAATATTGTCCAGCAGTTCTCTTCTTTCTGTGTGAAGCCTGTGGATTAAGTCCATACCGTCATCAATTGTGACTGTTGGGTTCTGATCCAGCACTTTGTCGATTGCTGCGTAGTAATCCTCGTTGCTGCATGCACGCTGAGCATAGCAGTGAACACCTTTTACCTTGTCAAGTGCCTCTGCGACATCGTCCTGTGTGGAGAGAGGGTTGCATCCTGTGATGTACACCTCTGCACCGCCTGCGGCGAGGGTTTCGACAAGAACTGCTGTTTTTGCTTCAACATGGAGCGCCATTCCGATCTTCTGGCCGGCAAGTGGTTTTTCCGCCTCAAATTTCTTCCTTATCTCGCCGAGCACAGGCATGTACTGCCTGGCCCATCCCATTTTAAGTTCTCCTGATTTCAATATATCACCGAATTATCTATGATAACTATTAGTTTTTTGACTGATAAGTAATAGTTATTTATCCCTGTGTGTAAATTAATTTAAGAATTTCAGGTTTTTTTATGGGTGATCTCCGTCTTGTTGATGTAAGGCTTAAGAAGGAATTATTGAAATACGGCGAGACTGTGCCGGTTAATTCCTATGTGGATTTGGATGAGGGGATAATCTGGAAAAAACTCCCGTCCGGAAAGATGCGCAATATTACCCGTGATCCAAGAAATGTTCTGCTTGCCCTTGAGAATTATGGTGCTGGTGTTGAGGAGACGAGGGGACGCTGCCGGGAAGGAAGAATCCGGTGGGATGAATTTAAAAAATAATGGCTTATTTTAGCTTTTAGGGCAGTATGCTGCTGTCACAGGGCGGTGGCAGTTTACGGTCATGGCAGCAGAAAGCCCACGACTTCAGTCGTTGGATGAATGCGTTAACAAAGTGTAAATACATTTGGAAGTTCAATATATTCTTCAGCTATGGCATTAACCAAACGTATTATCCCCTGTCTTGATCTTAAATCCGGGCGTGTTGTAAAGGGCACGAATTTTTTAGGTCTTCGTGATGCCGGAGATCCTGTTGAGCTTGCGTGCCGCTATAATGACCAGGGTGCTGATGAGGTTGTCTTTCTTGATATTACTGCATCCAGAGAGGGGAGAAGTGCCCTTATTCATGTCATTGAGAGGGCGGCTGATGAGCTTTTCCTTCCGCTTACTGTGGGCGGCGGCATAAGCACAACTGGCGATATGACGGCCCTTCTGCGTGCGGGTGCTGATAAGGTGTCTGTCAATACAAGTGCCGTTAAGAATCCGGGACTTATCAATGAGGGTGCGGAGATATTTGGTAATCAGTGCATTGTCGCGGCTATTGATGCCCGCCGGAATGATGAGATGAAGGACGGTGTAACTGAGATTGTCATGCCTGACGGCAGTGTCTGCTGGTATGAGGTTGTTATATACGGTGGCAGTAAGCCTACGGGCATTGATGCCATTTTATGGGCAAAGGAGACTGAGGAGCGTGGTGCAGGTGAGATTTTGCTGACCTCAATGGAGACTGACGGCGTGAAGCAGGGTTTTGATATTCCTGTTACTGCAAAGATTGCATCTGAAGTTGGAATCCCGGTGATAGCATCCGGCGGTGTGGGCACTTTTGAACATTTCTATGACGGTTTTGTACAGGGGCATGCCGATGCCTGCCTTGCCGCATCTGTCTTTCACTTCGGTGAGATGACTGTCAGGGATGTTAAGGATTATCTGAGAAAAAGGGATGTTCCTGTCCGGATGGACTGGTAAACATACCTGTTTTTTCGGCAATAATATCTGCTCTGTTATAAACCCAGGCTGTGCAGATGAATTTCAAAAATAAAATATTATTTTGGGAATCTGAGATTGACTGTATTATCTGAGATTATAACCGTCTTGGCTATGGCAAGATCCTGAATGGCAAGTCCGGTGGAGTCAAATATTGTGATCTCAGTGCTGCTTTTTCTGGCTTTCTTTTTGAGAACATACTCGCCGATTGTGCCGGCAATCTCCTCTTTCGTATAATATCCGGAGCTTATGGGTATGTTTATCTCTCCGGAATGAAGGGCCTGTGCATAGTCGTCCACAATTACGGTTGCCCTTTTCAGGAGTGATTCTTCCAGTTCCTGCTTGCCGGGTGCATCAGCCCCTATTGCGTTTATGTGGGTGCCTTCGCTTATCCATTCGTCCTTTACTACCGGATTTTTTGACGGTGTTGTGGTTACAAGGAGGTCACAGTTACATACCCTCTCAGGACTCTCTGATCTGCATTCATAGTATCATATCCATAATGTGAGGTAATGTGATAATGGATAATAATTTGTACTTATAAATTCAAAATATAGAATACATTATGTCAAATGGTATCTTCAAAGAATTAGAATCCGTAATAACTCCTGATCGGATAGATAATTCTCCGGATAAAGACATAATATATTTGCTCATCTCAGCCTTTGAGGAACTATCTGCAAAATACGATAAATTATATGAAGAGCATCTTCAACTCAGAGATGATTACAATCATCTAATTGGTGAACAGGGTAGGCCGGAAGCCGCAAAAAAAGGAAAAAGAAAAGGGGGTTCTGGCAATAAAAATCATTCTACTGAGGAGGAACGCTCAAAAAAAGAGAAATCAGATCAAAATAATCCAAATAAAGGCAGAGGAAAACGTAATCATAAAATCGAAATCCATGAAGAAAAGATCTGGTACTCTGACAAAAATAAACTTCCGAAAGATGCAGTTTTTAAAGGCTTTTCTGAATTAATCATACAGGACATTGAAATTCGTCCGAGAAATACAAAGTTTTTACTTGAAAAATATTATTCCCCTTCAGAAGGAAGATATCTCTTAACTGATCGACCTCAAGGATATGGTGGAGAATTTGGTCCTGGAATAAAGGCACTTATTATTGAATGCAAAGCAATTTGTGGAATGAGTGAAAATGGAATTAGAGCCTTTTTAAATAACCATGGTATCTTTATAGCCCAATCTACAATCTCAAGGAAATTAACTGAAAAGAATGAGGTTTTAGATAAAGAATCGGAAGATATACTAAAAGAAGGAATAAAGTCCTCCGATTACCTCCAGACAGATACAACTGGAGCTAATGTAAATGGCACTCAATATAATACACATATCTTTTCAAACCATAATTTCACAGCATTTAGAACTTCTCCAAAAAAGGATAGAATTAGCATAGTTAAGCACATTATGGAAGTTTTAGAACCCAAGTACCTATTCAATGAGTTTGCCTTTGAACATTTATCCAATCTTAGAACCGCAAAAAAATGGATCAAAAAACTTAGAGAAAATATTTACAACTCTTGCTTTAGTGAATTTGAATTAGAAAATAGTTTGGTTGAGTTATTTGGTCAAGAAGGATTTAAAACGCTTAAAAAGCGAGTTACTGAGGCTGGATTGATTGCTTATTACAGATCACAGAAAGATTACCCAGTTCCAAAAATTCTTCTTACAGATGATGCACCCCAATACGACAATATCACTGAAGAACACCAGTTATGTTGGGTTCATGAAGCCAGACACTATAAAAAATTAAAACCTAAAACTGCTGTAATGAGAAAAGTCCATGAAGATTTCATGGATCGGTTTTGGGCATTTTACAGAGAGATGAGAGCATATAAAGACAATCCATCTCCAGAGTGGGCATTAAAAATTAGAAAGGACTTTGATGAGTTATTTAACAGCGAGACTGAATATAAAGAGTTGAACCTAAGAATTGAGAAGACACACCGGAATAAAGACTTCTTACTCACATTCTTAGATCACCCTCACGTCCCTCTTCATAATAATGATGCTGAGCTTGGAGCACGAGCACAGGTCAGACATCGTGATATAAGCTTATTTACAAGAAATGAGAAAGGAACAAATGTTGTAGACAGAAATTTAACAATTGTTAAAACTGCTAAGAAGTTGGACATAAATCCCTTTGATCATATAGCCGGTTTGATCATAAATGGTCATAGACAAAAATCACTTGCTGAGATAATAGCATGCAAAAACCAGAAAGCAACCTTGGATGATCTTAAAATAGAGGGTAAAAATTCAGTTGCTACAAAAGAGGACCTTTCAAATGTACCGGTAGGTCAACACAGATACATTTCATCCAACTTATAAAAATTCATTTTTAACCTATTTCTCCGATTTTGGATATGATACCATTCATATTCACTGTAGAACTCACATAGCTTTTCAGCGTTTTTTTTGTCCCTGCTCCATATCCTGATCTCTTCAATATCAAGCTCTGCGGCAGTTGCGGCAATCTGTGCCTTTGCCTGATTTCCGCTTCCGATAACTCCCATAACCACACTTTTCTTTGGGGAGAGATACTTTGCGGCAACTGCACCGGCGGCGGCAGTGCGGAGGTCGGTCAGTTCTGTTGCATTCAGTATGGCAGACGGAAATCCTGTTTCCGGATCGATTATTATCAGGAGTGCCATCACAGCCGGAAGTCCGTGCTCTCTGTTGCCGGGGTGGACATTAACCACCTTTACCCCGGCGATGTTTAAGGAGGGTATATATGCCGGCATTGTCCTGAAGTCGCC
This window harbors:
- a CDS encoding TMEM175 family protein, which translates into the protein MISRQLSKNRIEALTDGIYAIALTLAVLTINISEIPITGSGSIVPALKTILPQLIHYAIAFFVLASFWSAHHRQTDAIKKVDNIYAWLSIITLFFVALVPFTTDLIGDYGEYPDAVAVYAGNLFLIGTFSLMAIYHANSKGGLISDEIEREYIDYFIAKSLIVPVICIIIIIFAYTVSATGSTVIFLLIPVFTRILKQIYKKRTNDNT
- a CDS encoding adenosylhomocysteinase; this translates as MKSGELKMGWARQYMPVLGEIRKKFEAEKPLAGQKIGMALHVEAKTAVLVETLAAGGAEVYITGCNPLSTQDDVAEALDKVKGVHCYAQRACSNEDYYAAIDKVLDQNPTVTIDDGMDLIHRLHTERRELLDNIVGGCEETTTGIHRLRAMAADGALRFPVIAVNDTPMKRCFDNVHGTGESVLSAVMITTNNLIGGKWFVVAGYGYCGRGLAKMAHGLGAKVVVTEIDPRRALEAHMDGYHVMSMEEAAKIGDIFVTTTGNTSVISEKDFKNMKDGVILSNAGHFNVEIDIPWLEANKDGYETRDSIETYIIDNKRINILAEGRLVNLATMKGMGHPIEVMDLSFALQALCSDYILREGPGLTGGVYEVPNDIDVNVASIKLNSLGVEIDRLTEEQEHYMNSWDIGT
- a CDS encoding MASE3 domain-containing protein → MAHISLKFAVKLINFQNYLFNVYMDLLLPEDMDDKFSDDHEMSSISSRFIVLMIILAALLSSLYSYVLFHTMIELFTVVITGLIFVIVWNLKDRIDNNFLVIIGVACFYMGTFDFLHTISYSGIDAFGTGSSNLATQFWIISRYIEAFTFLFAILLIQKKTNPYWLFLLYFFISAGLFLTIYPLGIFPDCYIEGKGLTLFKIISEYIICGVLFTALYLLYKRKDYFDPDIHLLISVSIIFTVLAEFSFTTYMDVYGFSNMIGHLFRIIAFVFLYKAFVESVLRKPFTTIYHRLKESEQQFKTKFISLFDNMADGVAFFEALYDEEGRAYDFRMLEVNRQYEAVRGISKENVLNKCSGDLNSEIIMEHFDDIMGVIRTGNPVRFESFSSDSGRYYFCSVFSYDKVNFGIIYSEITERKVSENMLRQSLEEKTALLQEVHHRVKNNLQVIISLLDLNRYDCEDEKINEVLSETQSRIIAMSLVHEAIYLSDKVSTIDADSHLRTLGMEVLAYYTTNCDIILDVKAEGCCFDLKTAIPVSLVFNELITNSVKYAFKGRQKGRITFRGKCEDGYADMMYCDDGIGITGDVDLINSESLGITIITSIVRAQLDGTIELVKNEGVCWKIRFPLKVRYGS
- the hisF gene encoding imidazole glycerol phosphate synthase subunit HisF → MALTKRIIPCLDLKSGRVVKGTNFLGLRDAGDPVELACRYNDQGADEVVFLDITASREGRSALIHVIERAADELFLPLTVGGGISTTGDMTALLRAGADKVSVNTSAVKNPGLINEGAEIFGNQCIVAAIDARRNDEMKDGVTEIVMPDGSVCWYEVVIYGGSKPTGIDAILWAKETEERGAGEILLTSMETDGVKQGFDIPVTAKIASEVGIPVIASGGVGTFEHFYDGFVQGHADACLAASVFHFGEMTVRDVKDYLRKRDVPVRMDW
- a CDS encoding IS66 family transposase, with protein sequence MSNGIFKELESVITPDRIDNSPDKDIIYLLISAFEELSAKYDKLYEEHLQLRDDYNHLIGEQGRPEAAKKGKRKGGSGNKNHSTEEERSKKEKSDQNNPNKGRGKRNHKIEIHEEKIWYSDKNKLPKDAVFKGFSELIIQDIEIRPRNTKFLLEKYYSPSEGRYLLTDRPQGYGGEFGPGIKALIIECKAICGMSENGIRAFLNNHGIFIAQSTISRKLTEKNEVLDKESEDILKEGIKSSDYLQTDTTGANVNGTQYNTHIFSNHNFTAFRTSPKKDRISIVKHIMEVLEPKYLFNEFAFEHLSNLRTAKKWIKKLRENIYNSCFSEFELENSLVELFGQEGFKTLKKRVTEAGLIAYYRSQKDYPVPKILLTDDAPQYDNITEEHQLCWVHEARHYKKLKPKTAVMRKVHEDFMDRFWAFYREMRAYKDNPSPEWALKIRKDFDELFNSETEYKELNLRIEKTHRNKDFLLTFLDHPHVPLHNNDAELGARAQVRHRDISLFTRNEKGTNVVDRNLTIVKTAKKLDINPFDHIAGLIINGHRQKSLAEIIACKNQKATLDDLKIEGKNSVATKEDLSNVPVGQHRYISSNL